DNA from Polaribacter sp. NJDZ03:
CAGCTCTTATTGGTAATCCTGCATCTGTAGGTTATTTTAGTATTTTAACTTATCTTTTAATGGATCAAAATGAAAAATTTAAAAAGAAGAAATACTTTGCATTAATACCTTTAATTTTTTCATTTGTAAGAAGTCCATACTTGATTTTTATAGTATATGAGTTTTTTAAGTTTTTTACCAAAAAGAAAAATTTGAAGAAGTTAGTTTTACTTTTAAAGGTTGGAATGCCTGTTGGTGTTTTAACATTTATTTTTTTAGCTAAAAATAATATTTTATCAACAGCATCTTTATATGATAGAGTTCATTTATGGACTACTCAGATTAATGTAGATTATAATTTTCTTTTTGGAGGAGCAATTGGTAATGTAGGAGGAGGTGTTAGAGGAATAGGTGGTTTTATAGAGACTATAGATAGTTCTTGGTTCTTTTTTTTATTTTCATCTGGGTTTATAGGAATTGTTTTAATTATTCTTTTTATTCTTCAAAAAATTAAAAATAATAATAAGTCCTTTTTTATTTTAATAGCCTTTTTTTTAGCTGGTTTTCTTGTTCATTTAACACAAAGCATTGTGTTTTTAGGAATCTTTCCGTTATTGTTTATAAAAATAAAAAAAGAGAAAGTAATACATAATTTAGAAAAATGAAAATAAGTATTTTACATAAGTTCTTTTTAAGTTTCACTTTAGTTTTAGCATCTTTTCCTTTACTTCCTTTTGGAGTTAGAAGTGTCGTAACTGTTATCTGGTGTCTATCTGGTATTTTATTTTATTTTAAAGAAAATAAGATTAATGTTAAATTGAATAAAGAAATATGGGTGTTTTTAATTCCGTATTTAATATTAATTTTTTCATTAATTTATTCTAAAAATACAAATGAAGGAATAAATACCTTAACTAAAATGTTGTCTTTTATAATTATTCCAATTCCTTTTTTTTTAAATAGAAATATTTTTAATAATAAAAATGTGTTTAGAATTATATATGTTTTTTCTATTGCCGTTGTTTTACTAGTTCTTTATCAATTAAGTGTAGTCTTATTTAATATGGACTATTTATTGGAAGGATTATCAGTATCAGAAATAAAAATTAACGGATACAAATCTATTCATGAGGTTACTGAAGAAGCTGTTTCAAGAATTAAGCTTAGAAGGTTTAGAAGTTTTATAAATACCATTTCAAACACACATACTACTTACCAAGGATTATGGATATCTTTTACTATTTTTATATTTAGTGCTTCAATTTATAAAAGGAAGATATGGGCTGAAAGAGTCGTTTTATTCTTTTTAGTAGTTATCTTGTTAACTTGGTTATACCTTATTTCAACTAGAATGCCTTTATTGTCTCTTTTAGTATCTAGTATTATAACTATTGTTGTTTTTGGTAGATTAACAAAAAAGAAGTTGTTTTATTTAGGTTTTACTTTTTCGCTAATTTGTATTCTTACATTATCGTTTAAGAACCCACTATCTATAAGGGTAAAAGAGTATTTTAACACAGGGTTTCAGGTTTTAAATAAAAGTTCAAAAATTAATGATTATAATTCTTCAAATGTTAGAAACGGTATATATTACTGTTCGTTAAATTTAATTCCTAAAAATTTATTTTTAGGTGTTGGTATTGGTGACATGCAAGATGAATTAAATAATTGTTATTCTACAGAACTTAGTTCTGTTATTTATAGTTGGAATGATTATAATACTCATAATCAGTATCTTTTATTTTTTGTTTCTTCTGGTGTTATTGGTTTTATAGCCTTTATGTTTTTTTTGTTTTATATGATAAGAAAATCTTATAGAGATAAAAATTTTATATATTTTTATTTTATAATATCTATTTGTCTGATGTTTTTAACGGAAAATATTTTAGTAAGATCAGATGGTGTTATCTTTTTTTCTTTCTTTAATTCGCTTTTATTTTTTAATACCCTAAAAAAGAAAAATTCGTATGATTATAATTAATTCAAGATTTTTAACTCAAAGAATTACAGGGGTTCAAAGGTTTGCAATTGAAATTTGTAAGGAGTTAAAAAAAAGTAATTTAGAAATTGAATTTGTTTCTCCAAAAAATATTATAAATTCTGAGATTGCAGAAGAATTAGATATAAAAAAAATTGGTAATTTAACAGGTCATTTATGGGAGCAAATAACATTACAATTGTATGTTAGCAAAAAAGATGCCTTATTAATTTCATTATGTAATACTGCTCCTCTTTTTTTAAAACATCAAATTGTAACAATCCATGATCTAAGTTTTATGTTATTTCCCGAATGGAATTCAAAAATGTTTTCATTGGTATATAATTTTATGATACCGATTATAGCTAAAAAGGCAGACCATATATTAACAGTTAGTAATAGCTCTAAAAAAGAACTGATTAGTGAATTAGAAATACCTGAAAATAAAATTAGTGTTATCTACAATGCTGTAAGTACCATTTTTTTAGAAAAAGATGCACAAGAAAAAGAAAGTTATAAAAATGAAGAAGATTATATTCTAACAGTTTCTTCTTTTCATCCTAGAAAAAATTTAAAAAGATTAATTGAAGCATTTCTTATATTACCTGATAAAAAATTAAAGTTATATATTATTGGTAATTTTGATAAAAATTTTGCTTTTGAGGCTTTAAATATAGAAGAACATCATTCTCGCATTAAAATACTAACAGGTGTAAATGATTATGATTTAAAAGGATTTTATAAGAACGCAAGGCTTTTTGTATATCCTAGTTTGTATGAAGGTTTTGGTATACCAATAATAGAAGCTATGAGTTGTGGTGCTCCTGTATGTGTTTCTAATATAGATGTTTTTAAAGAAGTTTGTGGTAACAATGCGGTGTATTTTAATCCTAAAAGTACAGCGGATATAAAAGATAAAATTATTTTATCAATAAATAAACCTAAGCAAGTATTTAATCAATTGGATAAATATAGTTGGACGAAGTCTGCTAGTTTCTTAAAAATAAAAATTTTAGAATTAGAGGCAAAGCATTTAAAAAAGTAAAACCTTTTTAATAAATGAATCTTCTTGTTGTGTGTAAATATGGTTTTAGTAGGTTATTTGATGTTGTAGTTTTTTTAAAATATCATCTGTTATATTACATGTGTTTTTAGGTTTTACTATAGGGTCTATTAACACCATTGTTATTTAGTTTTTTCTACAAGAAGTTCAATTTTAGAGGTTTATTTGTATATCCCTTTTAAGTTTAGAAAAATTACTGTCATTTTTTTGATTTTACACTATTTTATAAGGCAACATTCCATAAATTTGGGCTAAAAAGCTAGAAATTAAATGAGAAAAGCAC
Protein-coding regions in this window:
- a CDS encoding O-antigen ligase produces the protein MKISILHKFFLSFTLVLASFPLLPFGVRSVVTVIWCLSGILFYFKENKINVKLNKEIWVFLIPYLILIFSLIYSKNTNEGINTLTKMLSFIIIPIPFFLNRNIFNNKNVFRIIYVFSIAVVLLVLYQLSVVLFNMDYLLEGLSVSEIKINGYKSIHEVTEEAVSRIKLRRFRSFINTISNTHTTYQGLWISFTIFIFSASIYKRKIWAERVVLFFLVVILLTWLYLISTRMPLLSLLVSSIITIVVFGRLTKKKLFYLGFTFSLICILTLSFKNPLSIRVKEYFNTGFQVLNKSSKINDYNSSNVRNGIYYCSLNLIPKNLFLGVGIGDMQDELNNCYSTELSSVIYSWNDYNTHNQYLLFFVSSGVIGFIAFMFFLFYMIRKSYRDKNFIYFYFIISICLMFLTENILVRSDGVIFFSFFNSLLFFNTLKKKNSYDYN
- a CDS encoding glycosyltransferase family 1 protein, with the protein product MIIINSRFLTQRITGVQRFAIEICKELKKSNLEIEFVSPKNIINSEIAEELDIKKIGNLTGHLWEQITLQLYVSKKDALLISLCNTAPLFLKHQIVTIHDLSFMLFPEWNSKMFSLVYNFMIPIIAKKADHILTVSNSSKKELISELEIPENKISVIYNAVSTIFLEKDAQEKESYKNEEDYILTVSSFHPRKNLKRLIEAFLILPDKKLKLYIIGNFDKNFAFEALNIEEHHSRIKILTGVNDYDLKGFYKNARLFVYPSLYEGFGIPIIEAMSCGAPVCVSNIDVFKEVCGNNAVYFNPKSTADIKDKIILSINKPKQVFNQLDKYSWTKSASFLKIKILELEAKHLKK